ACCCCTCCTGGGTCGCTGGAGCGACCGCCAGCTGCACCTGTTCGTGGCCTTCGGAGCCGGCGTCTTCCTCGGGGCCGTCTTCTTCCACCTCATTCCTGAAACCATCGCCGCCCAGCCCGATATTCTGACCAACTTCATGATTCTGAACGGATTTATGGTAGTTCTCTTCATCGAGCGCGTGCTGGTGCGCCACCGGCACCATGACTGTAACGAACTGGCCGAACATCGCCACCATGTTGTGGGGATCAGTGCCTTCATCGGGCTGAGCATTCACAGCCTCACAGCGGGCTTTGCACTCGGCACCAGCTTCGTCGCCCCGGGCATGGCCCTGGTGATCTTCCTGGCTATTATCAGCCATAAATCGGTCGCGGCTTTTTCCCTGGCTACGGTATTCAGCCTCTCCGACATTCCCATCAGACGAGTGCTGGTCCTGCTGACTGTTTTTGCCCTCTGCACGCCCATCGGCGCAATTCTCTCTCTACCGTTAATCCACCGACTCAGCGAGCTGCACATCGCCATACCCACCGCCCTGGCTGCCGGATCATTCATATACGTAGCCACCATGGACCTGCTGCCCGAGGCCTTTCACGATACCCGCAAGCGGCTGGGACCGTTCATCGCCCTGAGCTTAGGCATCTTCGTCATGCTGGCGGTCACCCAAC
The nucleotide sequence above comes from Candidatus Neomarinimicrobiota bacterium. Encoded proteins:
- a CDS encoding ZIP family metal transporter, which encodes MTLSQFGLLIGILLAAILGALPPLLGRWSDRQLHLFVAFGAGVFLGAVFFHLIPETIAAQPDILTNFMILNGFMVVLFIERVLVRHRHHDCNELAEHRHHVVGISAFIGLSIHSLTAGFALGTSFVAPGMALVIFLAIISHKSVAAFSLATVFSLSDIPIRRVLVLLTVFALCTPIGAILSLPLIHRLSELHIAIPTALAAGSFIYVATMDLLPEAFHDTRKRLGPFIALSLGIFVMLAVTQLGGDW